In Mycolicibacterium aubagnense, the DNA window GCAGCACGGGCCCGGCGGTCGGGTTGTCGATCAGTTCGACCGGAACCCGCAGGGACAGCAGCATTTCGGCTTCACGCTGGGATTTGACCACGGCGGTGCAAGCACCGCCGTCCCAGACCGCGCCGAGTTGCGAGCAGAAGCTGTCGATGGCCGCGTGGGCGGCGGGTGCACCGGTGACCCATGTCGTAGCGACGACCGCCCCGCCCAAGGCGGCCAGTGCGGCCCGGACTCTACCTGCCACGTTTACCGTCCGCTCCGGCGAGCAGCACCTCGGCGGCCAGCCATCGATCGCCCACCTTGCGCATCGTCATCGACACGCTGACGTAGTCGGTCCGCTTGTCTTTCGCGGCGGCGCTGGTGACGTCCTGCTTCACCGACAACAGCACGTCCACGTCATCGCCGCGCACGGCCTTGACCGCCGCATCCTCGACGACGCCGGTCGTGCTGACCTTGTTGTCGATCAACATCTTTCGCATGGTCGCCGCGGCCTTGCTGTAGGCATCCTTGAACTCGCCGGTCGCCCCGCCCAGGACGTCGGCGAAGTTCTTGTCGATCGTGTTCTGGTCGGTCGTGGTCAGCATCACCGCATAGCCACGCGCCGCCGCGAGGGCACCGGCCGCCTCCGCATCGTGCTGATGCTGGGCGTACACCAGTGCCCATGCCGTCCCCGCTGCGGCGGACAGCGCGACGATCAAGGCCGCGGCGGCCCAGCAGAGGCTGCGCCGGATCGCATAGGTCTTCGCGACCTCGGGCGCCTCGGGGTCTGCCGCCGTGGGCGGCTCGACCTCCGCGACCTCAGTGACCTCCTCAGCCTCCGCGACGTCGGTCTTCCTGTCGGTCACAGGATTTCGACCTTACTGGCCAGCCAGCGGTCGCCGACCTTCTCCATGGTCATGTCGATGCGGTTGCGGTCGATGCGCGGGCTCGGGTTGTTCGCGTTGGTGATCGACTGGTCGACGAACAACAGCACCTCGACCTTGTCGGGCGTCGCGGACTTCACGGCCGCCGTGACGACGATGCCCGTTCCCGACGCCTTGTTGTCGATCAGTACCTGCCGCAACTGGGTGGCGCCCTGGCTGTACGCGTCCTTGAACTCCCCGGTGGACCCGTCGAGCGACTTGCGGTAGTTCTCGTCGATGTTCTTGGCGTCCAACGTGGTCAGCACCACGGCGTAGTCCTTGGCGGCCTGCAGCCCGGCCTCGCTCGCGGCGTTGACCTGGTACTGCTGGTACTGGCGCCAGCCCAAGTATCCCAGCGCTGTCACCAGTATCGCGAACAGCAGGGCGCACACCAGCGTGGCGAGGCGGACTCGGCGCTTCGCCACTGCAGCGGCCGACTCCGCGGCCTCGGCGGACGCATCCGCCTCGGTCACGTCGGTGGCCTCCGCTTCGACCGTCGATCGGCTCTCGTCGGCCTCGGTGTCTTGCACCTGCTCGAATACATCGGCACTGGCAGTTTGTTTACTCATCACTTCTCGTGGCCCGTCAGTTCGGCATCGGGATCGGGTACGACGGACCCCCGTATGGGGTGTCGATCGTGTAACCCGGGTAGTGCGGCGTCTTGTCGGTCACCGCGTGGGGGTCATACCCCGGCGGCGGACCGGCAGTGTCGTCACCCGGCGGCCGCGGCGCATTGCGGGCGCCGCGAACCAACAACGATGGATCCTTGTCCTCACAGTAGGTGTACTTGTACGGCTCGGGGAAACTCGCGTCGGACGGAGCATGCCGGGGCAGGTTGTAGTCGCACCGGTACTTGGGGTAGATGTCACCGATCGCCCAGACGCCGCCATCATGAACGACGGTCGCGAAGCGGTCGATGAACGGATCCCGGTCCGGCCGCCAGATGTACTGCAGCGCCGGAATGCGCTGATAGATGATCTGCGACACCGTGGTGAGGTTGCCGAGGATCTGCACGACGTTCTGCCGGTTGTCGGCGATCAGGTTGTCCAACGTGGCCAGCTGCGGCTCACCGCGATCGACGAGGGTACGGAAGCCGCCGTCCATCTTGTTCACGCCGCCGAGCACGGCGGTCAGGTCGTTCGTGGTGGCGGCCAGACCCGGACGGACATCGGCCACCGTGCTGAACACGACGCGGGTGGTACGAATCATGCTGACCGTCTCGGGTAGCACCGAATCGACGGTATTGGCCAGCAGGCTGGCGCCGTCGAGGATGGCCGCCAGCTTGCGCGGGCCGTCCTTGGTGACGTGCAGTTCGTTGAACATCTTGCCGAGTTTGTCGGCATCGAGCTGTGCCAGCGCGCCGCGGCTGTGGTCGATGATGTGCGGCAGCGTCACCGGGATGCCGGCCTGCTTGCCCGAAATGACCGCGCCATCAGTGAGATACGGACCGCCACCGTGCTCGGGTCGGAAGTCCAGGTACTGCTCCCCCGCCGCCGACAGGCCGGACACCCGCACCGGGCTGTCCATCGGGATGTGGGCCGACGAGTCGACGGAGGCGACCGCCTCGACACCGTTCTTGGTGAGGTTGACGGCACTGACATGGCCGATCGGGATGCCGCGCAACGTGACGTCCTGATTGGCCAGCAGCCCACCGGACTCGGGCAGCATGATGCGGATCGCCATGGTGCGGTGGAACGGGTTGAACCGCAACCCGTCGATCGCGATGTAGCCGAACGCGATCACCGCGGTGAGCAGCAGGCCGAAGAGCGCGAGGACGACCTTGCGGCCGGCCACCGCCTTGATGACCCGAATCACGAACGCCACCAGGCTGTTCAGCGCGTTCATCGGGTGCGGTCCGATCCGTAGATGCGACCGAGCAGCATGTTCCACTCGTAGCGCAGGCTGCCGATCATCAGGTGCCAGTCGGTGCCGTCGGGTCCGTGCATGCCCGGGTCGCCCGCGTAGTTCTTGTCGGGCAGCGCACCGATGGCGATCTTCGCGATCTCCGCCCGCAGGTGCACCGCGGTGGAATCGGTGGACTTGACCAGGATTCCGATCAGTCGGTTGAACGCGGTCAGCGAGATGTTCGGGTCCATCGCGATCTCGTTGAACGCCTGCGACAACTTGTTGACATCGGCAGCGACACTGCGGGTGTCGGTGCCCTGCATCGACGGGAACTTGGACAGTTGTCGCGTGATCCGGCCGACGTTGTCGATGACATCCATGATCCGCGTGGTGTTGTCGGAGACGACGGCCAAAGCCGGGGCACCGGCGGCCAGCGCCGTATCGATGGTCTGTTGGTGGCGAGCCACCTCAGCCGCCATGTTCGACGTGCTGCGCAAGGTCGCGTCCAACTGAGCGGAGCGCGCCGTCATCTTCGACAGGAACTGGTTGGTCTCGGCGATCAGCCCGGCCAGCTTCTCGCCGCGCCCACCGACCACCCGGCCGGCGCCATTGACATCGGTGGTCAACGCCCGGATGGCGCCGCCGTTGACCAACATCGCCAGGGAGTTGAGCAGCTCCTCCACCGTCGGCGCCGCAGCCGTCGACGCCAATCCGATGGTGTCACCATTGTGCAGCAGCGCGCCGCCGTCGGCATTGTCGCTCGGCGGGCGAATCTGCAGGAACACGTCGCCCAGCGGTGTGGCCGAACGCAATTCGGCGGTACTGCCCACCGGCAGCGGCAC includes these proteins:
- a CDS encoding Mce protein → MTDRKTDVAEAEEVTEVAEVEPPTAADPEAPEVAKTYAIRRSLCWAAAALIVALSAAAGTAWALVYAQHQHDAEAAGALAAARGYAVMLTTTDQNTIDKNFADVLGGATGEFKDAYSKAAATMRKMLIDNKVSTTGVVEDAAVKAVRGDDVDVLLSVKQDVTSAAAKDKRTDYVSVSMTMRKVGDRWLAAEVLLAGADGKRGR
- a CDS encoding tetratricopeptide repeat protein, producing the protein MSKQTASADVFEQVQDTEADESRSTVEAEATDVTEADASAEAAESAAAVAKRRVRLATLVCALLFAILVTALGYLGWRQYQQYQVNAASEAGLQAAKDYAVVLTTLDAKNIDENYRKSLDGSTGEFKDAYSQGATQLRQVLIDNKASGTGIVVTAAVKSATPDKVEVLLFVDQSITNANNPSPRIDRNRIDMTMEKVGDRWLASKVEIL
- a CDS encoding MlaD family protein, whose amino-acid sequence is MNALNSLVAFVIRVIKAVAGRKVVLALFGLLLTAVIAFGYIAIDGLRFNPFHRTMAIRIMLPESGGLLANQDVTLRGIPIGHVSAVNLTKNGVEAVASVDSSAHIPMDSPVRVSGLSAAGEQYLDFRPEHGGGPYLTDGAVISGKQAGIPVTLPHIIDHSRGALAQLDADKLGKMFNELHVTKDGPRKLAAILDGASLLANTVDSVLPETVSMIRTTRVVFSTVADVRPGLAATTNDLTAVLGGVNKMDGGFRTLVDRGEPQLATLDNLIADNRQNVVQILGNLTTVSQIIYQRIPALQYIWRPDRDPFIDRFATVVHDGGVWAIGDIYPKYRCDYNLPRHAPSDASFPEPYKYTYCEDKDPSLLVRGARNAPRPPGDDTAGPPPGYDPHAVTDKTPHYPGYTIDTPYGGPSYPIPMPN
- a CDS encoding MlaD family protein codes for the protein MSVKSVVRGARWAGALGSVLLMTGCAAGLDSVPLPSPGSSGATYNLNAVFSDALNLPSKAKVRLYGADIGEVTSIEAVDFTAKVSMRIRQDVPLPVGSTAELRSATPLGDVFLQIRPPSDNADGGALLHNGDTIGLASTAAAPTVEELLNSLAMLVNGGAIRALTTDVNGAGRVVGGRGEKLAGLIAETNQFLSKMTARSAQLDATLRSTSNMAAEVARHQQTIDTALAAGAPALAVVSDNTTRIMDVIDNVGRITRQLSKFPSMQGTDTRSVAADVNKLSQAFNEIAMDPNISLTAFNRLIGILVKSTDSTAVHLRAEIAKIAIGALPDKNYAGDPGMHGPDGTDWHLMIGSLRYEWNMLLGRIYGSDRTR